A window from Streptomyces sp. NBC_00271 encodes these proteins:
- the pruA gene encoding L-glutamate gamma-semialdehyde dehydrogenase, whose amino-acid sequence MDAVTQVPTPVNEPVHGYAPGSPERARLEAKLKELAENPIELPMTIGGEKRLGGGERFEVVQPHNHKAVIGTGAHATQQDAQDAIDAALAAAPAWRAMSFDDRAAIILRAAELLAGPWRETLAASTMLGQSKTAQQAEIDCPCELVDFWRFNVHYARQILAEQPPANSPGVWNRMDHRPLEGFVYAITPFNFTAIAGNLPTAPALMGNVVVWKPSPTQTHAAVLLMQLLEEAGLPKGVINLVTGDGIEVSKVALEHRDLAGIHFTGSTKTFQYLWKTVGNNIEKYRSYPRLVGETGGKDFVVAHPSADRAVLKTALTRGSFEYQGQKCSASSRAYVPASIWNSGFKEEFAAEVDYLTMGDVTDLSNFIGAVIDERSFAKNKAAIDRAKADPTCTIVAGGSYDDSVGYFVRPTVVECSDPENEVFTTEYFGPFLAVHVYEDDKYDEMLTQMESASDYALTGAVISGDRAAAAYTMEKLRYAAGNFYINDKSTGAVVGQQPFGGGRSSGTNDKAGAPQNLMRWTLTRAIKETLVPPTDYTYPHMG is encoded by the coding sequence ATGGACGCTGTGACCCAGGTCCCCACCCCCGTCAACGAGCCGGTGCACGGCTACGCCCCCGGTTCGCCCGAGCGCGCCCGCCTGGAGGCCAAGCTCAAGGAGCTGGCGGAGAACCCGATCGAGCTGCCGATGACCATCGGCGGCGAGAAGCGGCTCGGCGGCGGTGAGCGCTTCGAGGTCGTGCAGCCGCACAACCACAAGGCCGTCATCGGCACCGGCGCGCACGCCACCCAGCAGGACGCGCAGGACGCCATCGACGCGGCCCTCGCCGCCGCGCCCGCCTGGCGCGCGATGTCCTTCGACGACCGCGCCGCGATCATCCTGCGCGCCGCCGAGCTGCTGGCCGGCCCCTGGCGCGAGACGCTGGCCGCCTCCACCATGCTCGGCCAGTCGAAGACCGCCCAGCAGGCCGAGATCGACTGCCCCTGCGAGCTCGTCGACTTCTGGCGCTTCAACGTCCACTACGCCCGCCAGATCCTCGCCGAGCAGCCGCCGGCGAACTCCCCGGGCGTGTGGAACCGCATGGACCACCGTCCGCTGGAGGGCTTCGTCTACGCGATCACGCCCTTCAACTTCACGGCGATCGCGGGCAACCTGCCCACCGCTCCGGCGCTCATGGGCAACGTCGTCGTGTGGAAGCCGTCCCCGACGCAGACCCACGCCGCCGTGCTGCTGATGCAGCTCCTGGAGGAGGCGGGCCTGCCCAAGGGTGTCATCAACCTCGTCACCGGTGACGGCATCGAGGTCTCCAAGGTCGCCCTGGAGCACCGCGACCTCGCCGGCATCCACTTCACCGGCTCGACCAAGACCTTCCAGTACTTGTGGAAGACGGTCGGCAACAACATCGAGAAGTACCGCTCCTACCCGCGTCTGGTCGGCGAGACCGGCGGCAAGGACTTCGTGGTCGCCCACCCGTCGGCGGACCGCGCGGTCCTCAAGACCGCTCTGACCCGCGGTTCCTTCGAGTACCAGGGCCAGAAGTGCTCGGCGAGCTCCCGCGCCTACGTCCCGGCCTCCATCTGGAACTCCGGTTTCAAGGAGGAGTTCGCGGCCGAGGTCGACTACCTGACCATGGGTGACGTCACCGACCTGTCGAACTTCATCGGCGCGGTCATCGACGAGCGCTCGTTCGCCAAGAACAAGGCGGCCATCGACCGCGCGAAGGCCGACCCGACCTGCACGATCGTCGCGGGCGGCTCGTACGACGACTCCGTCGGCTACTTCGTGCGCCCGACCGTCGTCGAGTGCTCGGACCCGGAGAACGAGGTCTTCACGACCGAGTACTTCGGCCCCTTCCTCGCCGTCCACGTCTACGAGGACGACAAGTACGACGAGATGCTGACCCAGATGGAGTCGGCGTCCGACTACGCGCTCACCGGCGCGGTCATCTCCGGCGACCGCGCGGCGGCCGCGTACACGATGGAGAAGCTCCGTTACGCGGCGGGCAACTTCTACATCAACGACAAGTCGACCGGCGCCGTCGTCGGCCAGCAGCCCTTCGGCGGCGGCCGTTCCTCCGGCACCAACGACAAGGCGGGCGCCCCGCAGAACCTGATGCGCTGGACGCTGACCCGCGCCATCAAGGAGACCCTGGTCCCGCCGACCGACTACACGTACCCGCACATGGGCTGA
- a CDS encoding alpha/beta fold hydrolase → MARTRSETVETDDGVRLWAQQSGEGPPLVLCHGGPGLWDMFEDVAGSLTDRAAVHRWDQRGCGRSGPCAGPWTSERFVADLEAVRRHFGLERMTLLGHSWGAQLALSYALAHPERVSALVYVSGTGIGPDSDWFDGFKANLVARLGERPERLARWRELTDRPERSEAAERERAVLQWSAEFVDRERDLEQAGRMAERWFDINTECNKAFNAERRRSWGTPELYAACRQLDLPVVVVDGALDIRPRSAVDSLERALPRVRRVILPEAGHLPWVEDPRGFREAVTAALR, encoded by the coding sequence ATGGCCCGGACGCGAAGTGAGACGGTCGAGACCGACGACGGCGTACGTCTGTGGGCGCAGCAGTCGGGTGAAGGCCCCCCGCTCGTGCTGTGCCACGGCGGCCCCGGTCTGTGGGACATGTTCGAGGACGTGGCCGGATCACTGACGGACCGGGCCGCCGTGCACCGCTGGGACCAGCGCGGTTGCGGACGGTCGGGGCCGTGCGCCGGGCCCTGGACGAGCGAGCGGTTCGTCGCCGACCTGGAGGCCGTACGGCGGCACTTCGGGCTGGAGCGGATGACGCTGCTCGGCCATTCGTGGGGCGCGCAGCTGGCGCTGAGCTATGCGCTGGCCCATCCCGAGCGGGTGAGCGCGCTGGTCTATGTGAGCGGTACGGGGATCGGACCCGACTCCGACTGGTTCGACGGCTTCAAGGCGAACCTCGTCGCCCGGCTCGGCGAGCGCCCCGAACGCCTGGCCCGCTGGCGCGAGTTGACGGACCGTCCGGAGCGCTCCGAGGCGGCGGAACGGGAGCGTGCGGTGCTGCAGTGGTCCGCCGAGTTCGTGGACCGCGAGCGGGACCTGGAGCAGGCCGGGCGGATGGCCGAGCGCTGGTTCGACATCAACACCGAGTGCAACAAGGCGTTCAACGCCGAGCGGAGAAGGTCCTGGGGCACCCCGGAGCTGTACGCCGCCTGCCGACAGCTCGACCTGCCCGTGGTCGTCGTCGACGGGGCGCTCGACATCCGGCCGCGCTCGGCGGTCGACTCACTGGAGAGGGCGCTGCCCCGGGTGCGCCGGGTGATCCTGCCGGAGGCCGGGCACCTGCCGTGGGTCGAGGACCCGAGGGGCTTTCGGGAGGCGGTGACGGCAGCGTTGCGGTGA
- a CDS encoding DUF5988 family protein: protein MSDTTKALLEGGPDDLPERIVPVPPPGTDVKIELRGGYEHFRATPRQADTPEGRLPVYEWWERTEFAG from the coding sequence ATGAGCGACACGACCAAAGCACTGCTCGAGGGCGGCCCGGACGATCTGCCCGAGCGGATCGTCCCGGTCCCGCCTCCTGGAACGGACGTGAAGATCGAGTTGCGCGGTGGATACGAACACTTCAGGGCGACCCCACGACAGGCGGACACGCCGGAGGGCAGGCTGCCCGTGTACGAGTGGTGGGAGCGGACGGAGTTCGCCGGCTGA
- a CDS encoding glycoside hydrolase family 97 protein: MSVQLRARTIVLTLCSTLLATAVAALPARAEATARAAWEVKGPHGSPTAVVALDRTDGHPTLAVRREGRTVLEPSPLGLVTEQTDFSRGLTLTGRSEHTITERYTSPTGKSRDRVARMTEARFRFRTADGARLDLVTRVARDGVAYRYVLPRNHGNVLREASAFTLPTGANALLGGYRADNELRFTRYDSAAAAPAGAYMMQGLFRTDGGNGAAADGDYALLAESDVNGTYAGAHLTHSADSSTYGLSLWNDEPILTTGPLTTPWRALVTGDLATVTESTFVDDLAPASRVRDTSWIKPGPALWTWLAGGKEAGQSLAAQEKYVDYAAERGWPYEVVDAGWYFKTGEWEVIDPQWQTDSWMPELVRYAAAKGVGIHVWLHYSLLTDPVEREKWLSTLARWGIKGVKIDFMDSESQERMRWYDDVLESTARHHLMVNFHGSTIPKGIQRTWPQVMSMEGVGGEEKRNNTAEQLASLPFTRNVIGSMDFTPGAFHRPYRPNVASDAGELGLSVLYESGIQNLSGTPESYDARPEARRYLEQLPARWEETRLLTGDPGRSAVLARRAADGRWFIGGTFTGAARTVDLPLRLGAGRWLVETLTDGPSGLVRETHLVRGGGTLAVPVVADGGFAALACRAHEGRTTCEN, encoded by the coding sequence ATGTCGGTCCAGTTACGGGCCCGCACCATCGTGTTGACGCTCTGTTCCACCCTGCTCGCCACGGCGGTGGCGGCGCTCCCCGCCCGCGCCGAGGCCACGGCGCGGGCCGCCTGGGAGGTGAAGGGGCCGCACGGCTCACCCACGGCGGTCGTCGCGCTCGATCGGACCGACGGACATCCCACGCTCGCCGTGAGACGCGAGGGCAGAACGGTCCTGGAGCCCTCCCCCCTCGGCCTGGTCACCGAACAGACCGACTTCTCCCGGGGGTTGACCCTCACCGGACGCTCCGAACACACGATCACCGAGCGCTACACGAGCCCGACCGGCAAATCCCGCGACCGTGTCGCCCGCATGACCGAGGCCCGCTTCCGCTTCCGCACCGCCGACGGCGCCCGGCTCGACCTGGTGACACGGGTCGCCCGTGACGGCGTCGCCTACCGCTACGTCCTGCCGCGGAACCACGGCAACGTACTGCGCGAGGCCTCCGCCTTCACCCTGCCCACCGGCGCGAACGCCCTCCTCGGCGGCTACCGCGCCGACAACGAGCTCCGCTTCACCCGCTACGACTCCGCGGCGGCGGCGCCGGCGGGCGCGTACATGATGCAGGGCCTGTTCAGGACGGACGGGGGCAACGGTGCCGCCGCCGACGGCGACTACGCCCTGCTCGCCGAGTCGGACGTCAACGGCACCTACGCGGGGGCCCACCTGACGCACAGCGCGGACTCGTCGACGTACGGGCTGAGTCTGTGGAACGACGAGCCGATCCTGACGACCGGCCCGCTCACCACCCCCTGGCGCGCGCTCGTCACCGGTGATCTCGCGACCGTCACCGAGTCGACCTTCGTGGACGACCTCGCCCCGGCGTCCCGGGTCCGCGACACGTCCTGGATCAAGCCGGGCCCGGCGCTGTGGACCTGGCTGGCGGGCGGCAAAGAGGCGGGGCAGAGCCTGGCCGCGCAGGAGAAGTACGTGGACTACGCGGCCGAGCGCGGTTGGCCGTACGAAGTGGTGGACGCGGGCTGGTACTTCAAGACCGGCGAGTGGGAGGTGATCGATCCGCAGTGGCAGACGGACAGCTGGATGCCGGAGCTGGTGCGCTATGCGGCGGCCAAGGGCGTGGGCATCCACGTCTGGCTGCACTACAGCCTGCTGACCGATCCCGTCGAGCGCGAGAAGTGGCTCTCCACGCTGGCGCGTTGGGGCATCAAGGGCGTGAAGATCGATTTCATGGACTCCGAGTCCCAGGAGCGGATGCGCTGGTACGACGACGTGCTGGAGTCCACGGCCCGCCACCACCTCATGGTGAACTTCCACGGCTCCACGATCCCCAAGGGCATCCAGCGCACCTGGCCGCAGGTCATGTCGATGGAGGGCGTCGGCGGCGAGGAGAAGCGCAACAACACGGCGGAGCAGCTGGCCTCGCTCCCCTTCACCCGCAATGTCATCGGCTCCATGGACTTCACCCCGGGCGCCTTCCACCGCCCGTACCGCCCGAACGTCGCCTCGGACGCGGGTGAGCTGGGCCTGAGCGTCCTGTACGAGTCCGGGATCCAGAACCTCTCCGGCACCCCGGAGTCGTACGACGCGCGGCCCGAGGCCCGCCGCTATCTGGAGCAGCTTCCCGCCCGCTGGGAGGAGACCCGGCTGCTGACCGGCGATCCGGGCCGCTCGGCGGTCCTCGCCCGGCGCGCCGCCGACGGCCGGTGGTTCATCGGCGGCACGTTCACGGGCGCGGCCCGCACGGTCGACCTACCGCTGCGGCTGGGCGCGGGCCGCTGGCTGGTGGAGACCCTGACGGACGGTCCGTCGGGCCTGGTGCGCGAGACGCACCTCGTCCGGGGCGGCGGCACGCTGGCCGTACCCGTCGTGGCGGACGGCGGCTTCGCGGCGCTCGCCTGTCGCGCGCACGAAGGCCGTACGACCTGCGAGAACTGA
- a CDS encoding LysR family transcriptional regulator: MQHSAHASSGSGLTAPLPDMNLLPALDALLRAGSVAGAAAELNVSPSAMSRTLGRLRRVVGDPLLVPSGRGLTLTPRAREMQPQVQAALAGAVAALRPPADVELSSVRREFRIRANDGAALSLGAPLLELVAREAPGVRLRLLPEGEEDPADLRTHVDLDVGELPDPLPHDVRASTLQEHRMVAVARAGAEFAGEPLTPERFAALAHITVTRRGRTHSVVDEHLAGLGLRRDVLATAPTYGAACFFVLRTDALALVPAEVAREAARWMPLAVLEVPLDLPGFSSGQAWHVRLDTDPAHRWLRGALARVAEEVGRAAEN; the protein is encoded by the coding sequence ATGCAGCATTCAGCGCATGCGTCGTCCGGGTCCGGGCTGACCGCTCCCCTCCCCGACATGAACCTCCTGCCCGCCCTCGACGCCCTGCTGCGCGCGGGCAGCGTGGCGGGGGCGGCGGCCGAACTGAACGTCTCCCCCTCGGCGATGAGCCGCACCCTGGGCCGGCTGCGCCGGGTGGTCGGCGACCCGCTCCTCGTCCCGTCGGGGCGGGGGCTGACCCTGACGCCCCGCGCGCGGGAGATGCAGCCTCAGGTGCAGGCCGCGCTGGCGGGCGCGGTGGCGGCGCTGCGACCACCGGCCGATGTCGAACTCTCCTCCGTGCGAAGGGAGTTCAGAATCCGCGCCAACGACGGGGCCGCCCTGTCCCTCGGCGCCCCGCTGCTGGAACTGGTGGCCCGGGAGGCACCCGGCGTACGGCTGCGGCTGCTGCCCGAGGGCGAGGAGGACCCGGCGGATCTGCGCACCCATGTCGACCTGGACGTGGGCGAGTTGCCGGACCCGCTGCCGCACGACGTGCGCGCCTCGACGCTGCAGGAACACCGGATGGTGGCGGTGGCGCGGGCCGGCGCGGAGTTCGCGGGCGAGCCGCTGACGCCGGAGCGGTTCGCCGCGCTGGCGCACATCACGGTGACACGGCGCGGCCGGACGCACAGCGTGGTGGACGAACACCTCGCCGGGCTCGGCCTGCGCCGCGACGTCCTGGCGACGGCCCCCACCTACGGCGCGGCCTGCTTCTTCGTCCTGCGCACCGACGCCCTGGCGCTCGTCCCGGCGGAGGTCGCGAGGGAGGCGGCGCGCTGGATGCCGCTGGCGGTGCTGGAGGTTCCGCTGGACCTGCCGGGGTTCTCGTCGGGCCAGGCATGGCACGTACGACTGGACACGGATCCGGCGCACCGGTGGCTGCGGGGGGCACTGGCGCGGGTGGCGGAGGAGGTCGGGCGCGCCGCCGAAAATTGA
- a CDS encoding DHA2 family efflux MFS transporter permease subunit produces MTDSHPRGTATALLVAGCFFMEMLDGTIVSTAAPQIARDLHTAPTSVGLVITAYLVTLAVLIPLSGWLTARFGPRRVFLTAITVFTLASLACAFAPNLGVLVGTRVLQGVGGAMMVPVGRLVVLTGTAKRELPRMVAYIVWPGLVAPVLAPLLGGLITTYASWHWIFLLNVPLGAVALLVARRLIAPAPRDETPPLDLVGTLLTCTGLAALTWTAHLLSAPTGGAPARTVAAGAIAAVALTAAVRHLLRTPHPLVNLRTLDVQSFRASALDGSLYMAVVAALPFLLPLLFQEVFGWSAVKSGAVVLFVFVGNIGVKPATTYLINRFGFRPLLIVSTLGLAVTTAACALFTRGTPVAVIAVVAVLSGVARSVGLSGYATIAFSETPPERLRDANALFATSHQLAAGLGVAVTALALRGGAALTDGTRSAYAVAFVVLGVLCLVATAGALRLHPAAGDAARTVVPAQGRVTQSTVSDSRKSE; encoded by the coding sequence ATGACGGATTCTCACCCGCGCGGCACCGCGACCGCGCTCCTCGTCGCGGGCTGCTTCTTCATGGAGATGCTCGACGGCACGATCGTGTCGACCGCTGCTCCACAGATAGCCCGGGACCTGCACACCGCCCCCACGTCCGTGGGCCTGGTCATCACCGCCTACCTGGTCACCCTCGCCGTCCTCATCCCCCTCTCCGGCTGGCTCACCGCCCGCTTCGGCCCACGCCGGGTCTTCCTCACCGCGATCACGGTCTTCACCCTCGCCTCCCTGGCCTGCGCGTTCGCCCCGAACCTCGGCGTGCTCGTCGGCACCCGTGTGCTGCAGGGCGTCGGCGGCGCCATGATGGTGCCGGTCGGCCGGCTGGTCGTCCTGACCGGCACCGCCAAGCGGGAACTGCCGCGCATGGTCGCGTACATCGTGTGGCCCGGCCTCGTCGCCCCGGTGCTCGCGCCCCTGCTCGGGGGCCTGATCACCACGTACGCCTCCTGGCACTGGATCTTCCTGCTGAACGTGCCCCTCGGCGCGGTCGCCCTGCTCGTCGCGCGCCGCCTGATCGCGCCGGCCCCGCGGGACGAGACACCCCCGCTGGATCTCGTCGGCACCCTGCTCACCTGTACCGGTCTGGCCGCCCTGACCTGGACCGCGCACCTGCTCTCCGCCCCGACCGGAGGTGCTCCGGCGCGGACGGTGGCGGCCGGCGCGATCGCCGCCGTGGCGCTCACCGCGGCCGTACGGCATCTGCTGCGCACCCCGCACCCGCTGGTCAACCTGCGCACCCTGGACGTCCAGTCCTTCCGCGCGTCGGCGCTCGACGGCTCGCTCTACATGGCGGTCGTCGCCGCCCTGCCCTTCCTCCTTCCGCTGCTCTTCCAGGAGGTGTTCGGCTGGAGCGCGGTGAAGTCGGGCGCGGTGGTGCTGTTCGTCTTCGTCGGGAACATCGGGGTCAAGCCCGCGACCACGTATCTGATCAACCGCTTCGGCTTCCGTCCGCTGCTGATCGTCTCCACGCTCGGGCTCGCGGTCACCACCGCGGCCTGCGCGCTGTTCACGCGGGGGACGCCGGTCGCGGTGATCGCGGTCGTCGCGGTGCTCTCCGGTGTCGCCCGTTCGGTCGGTCTCAGCGGCTACGCGACCATCGCCTTCAGCGAGACCCCGCCGGAGCGGCTGCGCGACGCCAACGCCCTCTTCGCGACCTCCCACCAACTGGCCGCGGGGCTGGGCGTGGCCGTCACCGCCCTCGCGCTGCGCGGGGGCGCGGCGCTCACGGACGGGACGCGCTCGGCGTATGCCGTCGCGTTCGTGGTGCTCGGCGTGCTGTGCCTCGTCGCGACGGCGGGCGCCCTGCGGCTGCACCCGGCGGCGGGCGATGCCGCGCGCACTGTTGTCCCAGCTCAGGGCCGTGTGACCCAATCCACCGTCTCAGATAGTAGGAAGTCCGAGTAA
- a CDS encoding purple acid phosphatase family protein translates to MDIPDLGIPRQLASRMSMAEQYEYLRTKLTRRRALVSAGAFAGGGLLAGCSSPSGTVTRGSAPSTSVTGQVHGSVVTPFGRHLAFGADPKTQMRVSWQVPLAVRRPYLRVGTHPGQLSLKVGAEVRALHTPGVTGVRLALDQYYVHAALDGLRPGTTYYYGVGHDGFDPASPAHRSTVGSFRTAPANPEKFAFTAFGDQGVSSAALANDKVLLRQKPAFHLHAGDICYADGTGRGKTSDGFDPGYWDLFLKQTEPVAKSVPWMVTTGNHDMEAWYSPDGYGGQAARFSLPDSGFDPRTAPSVYSFTYGNVGVVALDANDVSYEIPANQGYTGGKQTKWLDRKLGELRSSAAVDFIVVFFHHCAYSTSAHASDGGVRAAWLPLFAKHQVDLVINGHNHVYERTDAVKMGAVGRAVPVGGSTDPTRDGIVYVTAGGGGKDLYGFPSGVKDSYEGHVGRHESVSSFHWTKSQDQQRETVEWSRVRYAGFSFLSVEAEAGTTPRLKVSALAESGRRIDHFEVRRGH, encoded by the coding sequence ATGGACATTCCCGACTTGGGCATTCCGCGGCAGCTCGCGAGCCGGATGAGCATGGCGGAGCAGTACGAGTACCTGCGTACGAAGCTCACGCGGCGCCGCGCCCTGGTGTCGGCGGGTGCGTTCGCGGGCGGCGGGCTGCTGGCCGGCTGCTCGTCCCCGTCGGGGACGGTGACGCGCGGCTCCGCCCCGAGCACGAGCGTCACCGGGCAGGTGCACGGTTCCGTCGTCACCCCCTTCGGCCGCCACCTCGCCTTCGGCGCCGACCCGAAGACCCAGATGCGGGTCTCCTGGCAGGTGCCGCTCGCGGTCCGCAGGCCGTATCTGCGGGTGGGCACGCATCCCGGACAGCTGAGCCTGAAGGTCGGGGCCGAGGTCCGCGCCCTGCACACGCCGGGGGTCACGGGCGTGCGGCTGGCACTGGACCAGTACTACGTGCACGCGGCCCTGGACGGTCTGCGGCCCGGCACGACGTACTACTACGGCGTCGGCCACGACGGCTTCGACCCGGCCTCACCGGCGCACAGGTCGACCGTCGGCTCCTTCCGCACGGCACCCGCGAACCCGGAGAAGTTCGCGTTCACCGCCTTCGGTGACCAGGGCGTCAGCTCGGCCGCGCTCGCCAACGACAAGGTGCTGCTGCGCCAGAAGCCCGCCTTCCACCTCCACGCGGGTGACATCTGCTACGCGGACGGGACCGGGCGCGGCAAGACGTCGGACGGGTTCGACCCCGGGTACTGGGACCTGTTCCTCAAGCAGACCGAGCCGGTGGCGAAGTCGGTGCCGTGGATGGTGACGACCGGCAACCACGACATGGAGGCCTGGTACTCGCCGGACGGCTACGGCGGCCAGGCGGCCCGCTTCTCCCTCCCGGACAGCGGCTTCGACCCGCGGACGGCACCGAGCGTCTACTCCTTCACGTACGGCAACGTCGGCGTCGTGGCACTGGACGCGAACGACGTGTCGTACGAGATTCCCGCCAACCAGGGCTACACGGGCGGGAAGCAGACGAAGTGGCTGGACAGGAAGCTGGGCGAGCTGCGCTCCTCGGCGGCGGTGGACTTCATCGTGGTCTTCTTCCACCACTGCGCCTATTCGACATCCGCGCACGCCTCCGACGGCGGGGTGCGCGCGGCGTGGCTGCCGCTGTTCGCCAAGCACCAGGTGGATCTGGTGATCAACGGGCACAACCACGTGTACGAGCGGACGGACGCCGTCAAGATGGGTGCGGTGGGCCGTGCGGTGCCGGTGGGCGGCTCGACGGACCCGACGCGGGACGGGATCGTCTACGTCACCGCGGGCGGCGGCGGCAAGGATCTGTACGGCTTCCCGTCGGGCGTGAAGGACAGCTACGAGGGGCACGTCGGCCGCCACGAGTCCGTGAGCAGCTTCCACTGGACCAAGTCGCAGGACCAGCAGCGGGAGACGGTGGAGTGGTCCCGGGTGCGGTACGCCGGCTTCTCCTTCCTCTCGGTGGAGGCGGAGGCGGGCACGACGCCCCGGCTCAAGGTGTCGGCGCTCGCGGAGAGCGGCAGGCGCATCGACCACTTCGAGGTGCGGCGCGGTCACTGA
- a CDS encoding 3-isopropylmalate dehydrogenase, whose translation MSRSINLAVIPGDGIGQEVVAQGLKVLSAVLPQDVKLETKEFDFGAKRYHATGETLTEADLDALKQHDAILLGAIGDPSVPSGVLERGFLLKLRFAFDHHVNLRPSKLLPGVATPLAGQPEIDFVVVREGTEGPYTGNGGTIRKGTEHEVATEVSVNTAFGVERVVRDAFARAQARPRKKLTLVHKNNVLTFAGHLWTNVFNKVAEEFPEVTTDYIHVDAATIYLVTDPARFDVIVTDNLFGDIITDLAAAVSGGIGVAASGNINPSGEFPSMFEPVHGSAPDIAGQGKADPSATVLSVALLLRHLGYEAEAARIEDAVSADLAERVGKPARSTEEIGDALAVRVAG comes from the coding sequence ATGTCTCGCAGCATCAATCTCGCAGTGATCCCCGGTGACGGCATCGGCCAGGAGGTCGTGGCCCAGGGGCTGAAGGTGCTCTCCGCCGTCCTTCCGCAGGATGTGAAGCTGGAGACCAAGGAGTTCGACTTCGGGGCCAAGCGCTACCACGCCACCGGTGAGACCCTCACCGAGGCCGACCTCGACGCCCTCAAGCAGCACGACGCGATCCTGCTCGGCGCGATCGGTGACCCCTCGGTCCCGTCGGGCGTCCTGGAGCGCGGCTTCCTGCTCAAGCTCCGCTTCGCCTTCGACCACCACGTCAACCTGCGTCCGTCGAAGCTCCTTCCGGGTGTCGCCACCCCGCTGGCCGGCCAGCCGGAGATCGACTTCGTCGTGGTCCGCGAGGGTACCGAGGGCCCGTACACGGGCAACGGCGGCACGATCCGCAAGGGCACCGAGCACGAGGTCGCCACCGAGGTCTCCGTCAACACGGCCTTCGGTGTCGAGCGTGTCGTCCGTGACGCCTTCGCCCGCGCCCAGGCCCGCCCGCGCAAGAAGCTCACGCTGGTCCACAAGAACAACGTGCTGACCTTCGCGGGTCACCTCTGGACGAACGTCTTCAACAAGGTGGCCGAGGAGTTCCCCGAGGTCACTACGGACTACATCCACGTGGACGCGGCGACGATCTACCTCGTCACGGACCCCGCGCGCTTCGACGTGATCGTCACCGACAACCTCTTCGGCGACATCATCACCGACCTCGCCGCGGCCGTCTCCGGCGGCATCGGCGTCGCCGCGAGCGGGAACATCAACCCCTCCGGCGAGTTCCCCTCGATGTTCGAGCCCGTGCACGGCTCGGCGCCCGACATCGCGGGCCAGGGCAAGGCCGACCCCAGTGCCACCGTCCTGTCCGTCGCCCTCCTGCTGCGCCACCTCGGCTACGAGGCCGAGGCCGCCCGCATCGAGGACGCCGTCTCGGCCGACCTCGCCGAGCGCGTGGGCAAGCCCGCCCGCAGCACCGAGGAAATCGGCGACGCGCTCGCCGTACGAGTAGCCGGCTGA
- a CDS encoding branched-chain amino acid aminotransferase, translated as MTTPTIELKPSSQPRSAAEREAILANPGFGRHFTDHMVTIKWTEGRGWHDGQLVPYGPLSLDPANMTLHYAQEIFEGLKAYRQPDGSVATFRPDKNARRFQASARRLGMPELPVETFIEACDVLVQQDCAWVPAHGGEESLYLRPFMIATEVGLGVKPANEYLFLVIASPAGAYFPGGVKPVSIWVSEDHVRAVPGGMGDAKTGGNYAASLLAQAEAAEQGCAQVCYLDAVEHKWIEELGGMNLYFVYGDRIITPSLTGSILEGVTRDSLLTVARDLGYTSEEGRVSIDQWQRDAENGSLTEVFACGTAAVITPVGTVKRTGTEWQQSGGEPGEVTMKLREALLDIQRGTSEDKHGWMHPLG; from the coding sequence ATGACGACGCCCACGATCGAGCTCAAGCCCTCTTCGCAGCCCCGCTCCGCGGCGGAGCGCGAGGCGATCCTCGCCAACCCCGGGTTCGGCCGCCACTTCACCGACCACATGGTGACGATCAAGTGGACCGAGGGCCGCGGCTGGCACGACGGCCAGCTCGTCCCGTACGGCCCGCTCTCCCTCGACCCCGCGAACATGACCCTGCACTACGCGCAGGAGATCTTCGAGGGCCTCAAGGCCTACCGCCAGCCCGACGGCTCCGTCGCCACCTTCCGCCCGGACAAGAACGCCCGGCGCTTCCAGGCCTCCGCCCGTCGGCTCGGCATGCCGGAGCTGCCCGTGGAGACGTTCATCGAGGCCTGTGACGTGCTGGTCCAGCAGGACTGCGCCTGGGTCCCGGCGCACGGCGGCGAAGAATCCCTCTACCTGCGCCCGTTCATGATCGCGACCGAGGTCGGCCTGGGTGTGAAGCCCGCCAACGAGTACCTCTTCCTGGTCATCGCCTCCCCGGCCGGCGCCTACTTCCCCGGCGGCGTCAAGCCCGTCTCCATCTGGGTCTCCGAGGACCACGTCCGCGCCGTCCCCGGCGGCATGGGCGACGCCAAGACCGGCGGCAACTACGCGGCCTCCCTCCTCGCCCAGGCCGAGGCCGCCGAGCAGGGCTGCGCCCAGGTCTGCTACCTCGACGCGGTCGAGCACAAGTGGATCGAGGAGCTCGGCGGCATGAACCTGTACTTCGTGTACGGGGACAGGATCATCACCCCCTCCCTCACCGGCTCCATCCTGGAGGGCGTCACCCGCGACTCCCTCCTCACCGTCGCCCGCGACCTCGGCTACACCTCCGAGGAGGGCCGCGTCTCCATCGACCAGTGGCAGCGCGACGCGGAGAACGGCAGCCTGACGGAGGTCTTCGCCTGCGGCACGGCCGCGGTCATCACCCCCGTCGGCACGGTCAAGCGCACCGGCACCGAGTGGCAGCAGTCCGGCGGCGAGCCCGGCGAGGTCACCATGAAGCTGCGCGAGGCGCTCCTCGACATCCAGCGCGGCACCAGCGAGGACAAGCACGGCTGGATGCACCCGCTGGGTTAG